A stretch of Longibacter salinarum DNA encodes these proteins:
- the dnaE gene encoding DNA polymerase III subunit alpha has product MDFCHLHCHTQYSLLDGAAGIDTMIQRAKEKEIPAVAITDHGNLYGVPEFYTSAQKHGVKPIIGCEFYVTPSGHQDKSDRTRYHQVLLAKNEVGYKNLIKLSSKSYTDGFYYKPRIDLDLIREHHEGLIATTCCLQGWVLQTILKKGEEAARQVFEAFVDIFQDDYYIEIQNHDIEDQHTCNEVLLRWSKEYDVDVIATNDVHYVDQSDAEAQDILLCLQTGKDYKDPNRMRFSNDQFYLKDAEEMTKALTGIPESFQREALVNTNDVAAKCGFDLQMGDLLMPHYPIPDGFDGMDDYLRHLTFQRAKERYGEPLSQKVVDRLNHELGIIKEMGYSGYFLIVQDFTEAARDLDVRVGPGRGSAAGSAVSYCLGITNVEPLQYDLLFERFLNPERVSMPDIDIDFDDRGRSKVIDYVVKKYGRENVCQIITFGTMGAKTVVRDVSRVLDVSLDRADEIAKMIPEGPGVSLESAFEENPDFRALKDADDPSVRKMMNYAEVLEGSVRHTGVHAAGVIIAPGEVSDYVPVSVSKSKGEKVVTTQYDGDWVEDFGLLKMDFLGLKTLTVINDAIELIERNYDVEIDLDEIPLDDEETYKLFQRGDTVSIFQFESTGMREWMRKLKPTELNDLIAMNALYRPGPMENIPTYIDRKHEREEVEYPHPMLEDILKPTYGIPVYQEQVMQIAQEMGGFSLGKADILRRGMGKKKAKVVNKMKGEFVEGAKAQDVDDETIEYVWELMAKFSGYGFNKSHAAAYSIVAYQTAFLKAHFPAEFLAAAMTNDMGNTDKLSVVLEEARRMGIEVLPPSINHSQTKFDARDNKIRFGMGAVKGAGVNAIESIIESRNEHGPFETVFSMAKNLDLSVVGKRTLEALADAGALDDLEGHRAQLADAVDDAVRYGQKVQTDRMRGQNSLFGGGEIGSSAMEPKLNPDLEPWATGTKLKKEHDVLGFYVSGHPLDEYRAEVDAFASAQFGNTDAIEKLIENHTGDEDQYGRDRGPVRTFCGIVTEINRHTTRSGKPIAFGTIEDFSGQGELVCFSTVLDRAGQYLEVDEVVLVKGNVEMRGGQVKVLVKDIVPMWKVREQKVEEVILTVDAETLVPEEVLELKSLCENNRGHCKLYFDLKAPELSGPERLRSRSFVIEPTSEFMKGAQHLVGPDNIRLTGSI; this is encoded by the coding sequence ATGGATTTTTGCCATCTCCACTGCCACACGCAGTATTCGCTTCTCGACGGTGCCGCTGGCATCGACACGATGATCCAGCGCGCCAAGGAAAAGGAGATTCCTGCGGTGGCCATCACGGATCATGGCAATCTCTACGGTGTGCCAGAATTTTATACGTCGGCACAGAAGCACGGCGTGAAGCCAATCATCGGATGCGAGTTCTACGTCACACCGAGCGGACATCAGGATAAATCCGATCGGACGCGGTACCACCAGGTGCTGCTCGCGAAGAACGAAGTCGGCTACAAGAACCTGATTAAGCTCTCATCCAAGTCTTACACGGACGGCTTTTACTACAAGCCGCGAATCGACCTCGACCTGATTCGCGAGCACCACGAAGGGCTCATTGCCACAACCTGCTGCCTGCAAGGCTGGGTGCTCCAGACCATTCTCAAGAAGGGCGAGGAAGCGGCACGGCAGGTGTTCGAAGCATTTGTCGACATCTTTCAGGACGACTATTACATCGAAATCCAGAATCACGACATCGAGGATCAGCACACCTGCAACGAGGTGCTGCTCCGGTGGTCGAAGGAGTACGATGTCGACGTGATCGCAACGAACGACGTCCACTACGTCGACCAGAGCGATGCGGAAGCGCAGGACATCCTCCTCTGCCTTCAGACCGGCAAGGATTACAAGGATCCGAACCGGATGCGCTTCTCGAACGACCAGTTCTACCTGAAGGACGCCGAGGAGATGACAAAGGCGTTGACGGGCATCCCGGAGTCGTTTCAGCGAGAGGCCCTCGTCAACACGAACGATGTCGCCGCCAAATGCGGGTTCGACCTCCAGATGGGCGACCTGTTGATGCCGCACTACCCGATCCCCGACGGGTTCGACGGCATGGACGATTACCTGCGTCACCTCACCTTCCAGCGGGCGAAGGAGCGCTACGGTGAGCCTCTCTCTCAAAAGGTTGTGGACCGGCTCAACCACGAGCTTGGCATCATTAAGGAGATGGGGTACTCGGGCTACTTCCTGATCGTGCAGGACTTCACGGAAGCCGCCCGCGACCTCGACGTGCGCGTCGGTCCAGGACGAGGCTCCGCAGCAGGATCTGCCGTTTCCTACTGTCTCGGGATTACGAACGTCGAGCCACTGCAGTACGACCTGCTCTTCGAGCGTTTCCTCAATCCGGAGCGTGTGTCGATGCCGGATATCGACATCGACTTTGACGACAGGGGCCGGTCCAAGGTGATCGACTACGTCGTCAAAAAATACGGACGGGAGAATGTGTGCCAGATCATCACCTTCGGGACGATGGGGGCGAAAACCGTCGTCCGGGACGTCTCGAGAGTGCTCGACGTGTCCCTGGATCGCGCTGACGAGATTGCGAAGATGATCCCGGAGGGGCCGGGCGTCAGCCTGGAGTCGGCCTTTGAGGAAAACCCCGACTTTCGGGCCCTAAAGGACGCAGACGACCCGTCCGTCCGTAAAATGATGAACTACGCGGAGGTGCTGGAAGGCTCCGTGCGCCATACGGGCGTGCACGCCGCTGGCGTGATCATCGCGCCGGGCGAAGTGAGCGACTACGTTCCGGTCTCCGTGTCCAAGTCGAAGGGCGAGAAGGTCGTCACCACGCAGTATGACGGCGACTGGGTCGAGGACTTTGGCCTGCTGAAGATGGACTTCCTCGGGCTCAAGACGCTCACGGTCATCAACGATGCGATCGAACTGATCGAGCGCAACTACGACGTTGAGATCGATCTCGACGAGATCCCGCTCGACGACGAGGAGACGTACAAGCTCTTCCAGCGCGGCGATACCGTGTCGATCTTCCAGTTTGAATCGACCGGCATGCGTGAGTGGATGCGGAAGCTGAAGCCGACAGAGCTGAACGACCTCATCGCGATGAACGCGCTGTACCGTCCGGGGCCGATGGAAAACATCCCGACGTACATTGACCGGAAGCACGAGCGTGAAGAGGTCGAGTACCCGCACCCGATGCTGGAGGACATCCTGAAGCCGACGTACGGCATCCCGGTCTACCAGGAGCAGGTGATGCAGATCGCCCAGGAAATGGGCGGGTTCTCGCTCGGGAAAGCTGACATCCTTCGTCGCGGCATGGGTAAGAAGAAGGCGAAGGTGGTCAACAAGATGAAGGGGGAATTCGTCGAGGGCGCGAAAGCGCAGGACGTGGACGACGAAACGATCGAATACGTCTGGGAGCTTATGGCGAAGTTCTCGGGCTACGGATTCAACAAATCACACGCGGCCGCCTACTCGATCGTCGCCTACCAGACGGCCTTTTTGAAAGCCCACTTCCCCGCCGAATTCCTCGCGGCGGCGATGACGAACGACATGGGCAACACAGACAAGCTGAGCGTTGTGCTTGAGGAGGCGCGCCGCATGGGTATCGAGGTTCTCCCTCCTTCCATCAATCACAGCCAGACCAAGTTCGACGCCCGGGACAACAAGATTCGCTTCGGCATGGGCGCCGTCAAAGGCGCCGGCGTGAACGCCATCGAATCAATCATCGAGTCGAGAAACGAACACGGCCCCTTCGAAACCGTCTTCTCGATGGCGAAAAATCTCGACCTTTCTGTGGTTGGAAAGCGAACGCTCGAAGCACTCGCTGACGCGGGAGCGCTCGACGATCTGGAGGGGCATCGCGCCCAACTCGCCGATGCCGTCGACGACGCGGTCCGCTACGGGCAAAAGGTTCAGACCGACCGGATGAGAGGGCAGAATTCGCTCTTCGGTGGGGGCGAGATCGGCTCCAGCGCGATGGAACCGAAGCTCAACCCGGATCTGGAGCCCTGGGCTACCGGCACAAAACTCAAGAAGGAGCATGATGTGCTCGGCTTCTACGTCTCCGGCCACCCGCTTGACGAATACCGTGCAGAAGTCGATGCGTTTGCCTCAGCTCAGTTCGGCAACACCGACGCCATCGAGAAGCTAATCGAGAACCACACCGGCGACGAGGATCAGTACGGGCGCGACCGAGGTCCCGTCCGGACGTTCTGCGGCATCGTGACCGAGATTAATCGCCACACGACGCGGTCGGGCAAGCCGATCGCCTTCGGTACGATTGAAGATTTTTCCGGTCAAGGCGAGCTTGTATGCTTCTCCACCGTTCTGGACCGGGCCGGTCAATACCTCGAGGTCGATGAGGTCGTGCTCGTCAAGGGGAACGTCGAGATGCGCGGCGGGCAGGTCAAGGTGCTCGTGAAAGACATCGTCCCGATGTGGAAAGTCCGGGAGCAGAAGGTCGAGGAGGTCATCCTGACGGTCGATGCGGAAACCCTCGTACCGGAAGAAGTTCTGGAACTGAAGTCTCTTTGCGAAAACAACCGCGGACACTGCAAACTCTACTTCGACCTCAAGGCGCCCGAACTATCCGGCCCAGAACGTCTGCGCAGTCGCTCTTTCGTGATCGAGCCAACGTCTGAGTTCATGAAGGGAGCTCAACACCTCGTCGGACCGGATAATATTCGCTTGACGGGATCGATCTAG
- a CDS encoding acetylglutamate kinase, with protein sequence MRDLYIIYLDRYHLGDPLFVKKMAKQITQGPQRDCLIIHGSGEKVERTLEAQGIFPERRRGVLDVDSKEHKRLVERAVREANKEIVGSLTDEVVSTVGIQGTDRGLLRVAQHDGEEGDEVSTGKTGWLEALLKQHVVGVVSSLAKSDGGGVREVWTADAVTAIASALKESLDPTVVFLSKTGQAGVRDATGTKEDVAIDDANDAIVEPEAARHVVAAGWPAILTSPDGLWSDPVRATRLHA encoded by the coding sequence ATGCGTGACCTCTACATTATCTATCTGGACCGCTATCATCTCGGCGATCCTCTTTTCGTTAAGAAGATGGCCAAGCAAATTACGCAGGGACCGCAGCGGGACTGTCTCATTATTCATGGAAGCGGCGAAAAAGTGGAGCGCACGCTTGAGGCCCAGGGGATTTTCCCGGAGCGCCGCCGTGGTGTTCTGGATGTCGATTCGAAGGAGCACAAGCGCCTGGTCGAGCGGGCGGTGCGCGAGGCGAACAAAGAGATTGTCGGATCGCTCACAGATGAAGTTGTGAGTACCGTCGGCATTCAGGGAACGGACCGTGGTCTGCTACGGGTCGCACAGCACGACGGCGAGGAGGGCGATGAGGTATCTACAGGTAAAACCGGTTGGCTCGAGGCCCTGCTCAAGCAACATGTCGTCGGCGTGGTCTCCAGTTTGGCGAAGTCCGACGGTGGTGGCGTCCGCGAAGTGTGGACTGCCGATGCCGTGACCGCGATTGCCTCCGCCCTGAAGGAATCTCTCGATCCTACTGTCGTTTTTCTCTCGAAAACCGGTCAGGCTGGTGTTAGAGACGCTACGGGGACGAAGGAGGATGTGGCTATTGACGACGCAAATGATGCTATCGTCGAGCCCGAAGCGGCCCGACACGTTGTCGCCGCGGGATGGCCGGCGATTCTTACGTCACCGGACGGATTATGGAGCGACCCGGTACGCGCGACACGCTTGCATGCTTGA
- a CDS encoding fructofuranosidase/invertase, which translates to MPTHSNEAVSASLDLIRSVTTSDGILASPTKITNYRRVWARDSVICGMAGLVADDDTITQGLRDTLETLASAIGPDGQIPSNVAIQDGQPTDVSYGGLSGRVDAISWFVVGLGQYVLATGDVAFGARYAAEVQRGLQLLTAWEYNRRELVYVPLGGDWADEYVLHGYVLFDQLMRIWALRAAQWLGLGDAAERREAIERRVTATFRLDIGGSSGDGTYHPYAAEQIIEHDRVPPYWLPALSPGGYQTPFDGWSNALAVLLNLGTEASTRRTIDAGEAIRRDRIGSLVPAFWPPIEEGDPDWHLLQGNHRGTFHNHPGHYHNGGLWPVVNGWWGCALDAAGQTDDARSVLSAIHEANRHQEGDPESEESTTPPSSDWIFPEYRDAETATPGGTRPLAWSAAGAVLLDCHLAGLKLAFAVDPTSPDK; encoded by the coding sequence ATGCCTACCCATTCGAACGAAGCCGTGTCGGCGTCTCTGGACTTAATCCGAAGCGTGACGACGTCAGACGGTATTCTCGCGAGTCCGACGAAGATAACGAATTACCGCCGCGTCTGGGCACGCGATAGTGTCATCTGCGGAATGGCAGGGTTGGTGGCGGACGACGATACGATCACACAGGGGTTGCGCGATACGCTCGAAACGCTGGCCTCTGCCATTGGGCCGGATGGGCAGATTCCGTCGAACGTTGCCATTCAGGATGGGCAACCAACGGACGTGAGCTACGGCGGACTCAGCGGCCGCGTCGATGCGATCTCCTGGTTCGTCGTCGGCCTCGGACAGTACGTACTCGCGACCGGAGACGTGGCTTTTGGTGCGCGTTATGCTGCCGAGGTGCAGCGCGGACTGCAGTTGCTGACGGCGTGGGAGTACAATCGGCGCGAACTCGTGTACGTCCCGCTCGGCGGCGATTGGGCGGACGAGTACGTCTTGCACGGCTACGTGCTCTTCGACCAATTAATGCGTATCTGGGCGCTTCGTGCTGCTCAATGGCTCGGTCTCGGGGACGCTGCCGAGCGGCGAGAGGCGATCGAGCGGCGGGTTACCGCCACCTTCCGGCTCGACATTGGCGGAAGTTCGGGAGACGGGACGTATCATCCGTATGCCGCAGAGCAAATCATCGAACACGACCGCGTACCACCGTACTGGCTTCCCGCCCTGAGTCCAGGAGGATACCAGACCCCGTTCGATGGATGGAGCAACGCGCTCGCCGTCTTGCTCAACCTCGGGACGGAGGCGTCCACACGACGAACGATCGATGCGGGAGAGGCGATTCGCAGGGACCGTATCGGTTCCCTGGTACCCGCCTTTTGGCCGCCGATCGAGGAAGGCGATCCGGACTGGCATCTTCTCCAGGGTAATCACCGAGGCACGTTTCACAATCACCCCGGTCACTACCACAACGGTGGTCTCTGGCCGGTCGTAAACGGCTGGTGGGGCTGTGCGCTGGATGCCGCCGGCCAAACAGATGATGCGCGGTCTGTTCTCAGCGCGATCCATGAGGCCAATCGGCATCAGGAGGGGGATCCCGAGTCGGAGGAGAGCACGACACCGCCTTCCTCGGATTGGATCTTTCCGGAGTACCGCGATGCTGAGACGGCCACGCCGGGCGGGACGCGGCCACTTGCATGGAGCGCGGCCGGTGCTGTACTACTCGATTGCCATCTTGCGGGATTAAAACTCGCCTTCGCGGTCGATCCTACATCGCCCGACAAATAG
- a CDS encoding histone H1, with amino-acid sequence MSKFEERYEELTNTVKEAEEDLMKFYEKGNKAAGTRARKSMMELKKLAHEIRQEIQEIKNEEL; translated from the coding sequence ATGAGTAAGTTCGAAGAACGCTACGAAGAGCTCACGAACACCGTCAAGGAAGCCGAGGAGGACCTCATGAAGTTCTATGAGAAGGGCAACAAGGCGGCTGGTACCCGGGCTCGGAAGAGCATGATGGAGCTGAAGAAGCTCGCCCACGAAATCCGCCAGGAGATCCAGGAGATCAAGAACGAAGAGCTGTAA
- a CDS encoding DUF3078 domain-containing protein: protein MTGSHPAQLRFSHLPVVALLVGLIALLVSVAPVQAQEDTSSDSLGVWTTDLSGKLSGSQAAYSNWQEGGVNSLAFTTSLDGTFERRGRHWIQRHQARFGFGILRQDFDQDDKSEVRKADDLIRLESTLRYQGNGFFRIFNPTIAGNVRTQFAKGFAFAGQDNPYPDSNPLGGEIPDGERRLVSKFLAPAFITESIGLTYEPATWVQMRFAFASKQTVVVEDQLKVLYDVDIDKAARVEAGAEYAVDVNRKLSDDIRYKSNLNTFFSFNQTEDPPDVLWGNVLQLKVNDYISTELEVTLLFDKNVDDRVQLKEVLSVGVSFNVL from the coding sequence ATGACTGGCTCTCATCCTGCGCAGCTCCGGTTTTCTCATCTCCCTGTCGTCGCCCTGCTCGTTGGTCTCATTGCACTGCTCGTTAGTGTAGCGCCGGTGCAGGCACAGGAAGACACCTCCTCCGACTCGCTCGGTGTCTGGACCACCGATTTAAGTGGCAAATTATCTGGCTCTCAGGCCGCCTACAGCAACTGGCAGGAAGGGGGCGTCAACTCTCTCGCCTTTACAACGTCACTTGATGGCACGTTCGAGCGGAGGGGGCGGCACTGGATTCAACGGCACCAGGCGCGTTTTGGCTTCGGGATCCTGCGCCAGGACTTCGATCAGGACGACAAGAGTGAGGTGCGGAAGGCCGATGACCTGATTCGGCTGGAGTCAACGCTCCGATATCAAGGAAATGGCTTCTTCCGTATCTTCAATCCCACGATCGCTGGTAACGTCCGCACGCAGTTCGCCAAAGGATTTGCATTCGCCGGTCAGGACAACCCGTATCCGGATAGCAATCCGCTCGGGGGCGAAATACCAGACGGCGAGCGGCGGCTCGTATCGAAATTTCTGGCTCCAGCGTTCATTACGGAGTCGATCGGTCTGACGTACGAGCCGGCAACGTGGGTACAGATGCGCTTTGCGTTCGCCTCCAAGCAAACCGTTGTCGTCGAGGACCAGCTGAAGGTGCTCTACGATGTCGATATCGACAAGGCAGCGCGCGTCGAGGCAGGTGCAGAGTATGCGGTAGATGTCAATCGAAAGCTGTCGGACGACATCCGGTACAAGTCGAATCTGAACACCTTCTTTTCTTTCAACCAGACGGAAGACCCGCCGGATGTGCTTTGGGGCAACGTTCTTCAACTGAAGGTTAACGACTACATCAGTACGGAGCTTGAGGTGACGTTGCTGTTCGACAAAAACGTCGATGATCGTGTTCAACTGAAAGAGGTTCTTTCCGTCGGTGTCTCCTTCAATGTGCTGTAG
- a CDS encoding tetratricopeptide repeat protein: MKRDRWIYIAYVVSGVCLWPIPLLNVLHAESSAVVATIAFFVSGWVASARFDSSTSLRSAVRVGRRLLLPAFIPAGLLTASMLWAPNCGYLLGAGLYLLFVPVSVVFATGLAYFLTGTGLRRPSHWFVMVGVVLLVAGPAYDLGFHPQFFTYNHVFGGILGPIYDEQLAIRPGLFWFRGVTLLWTLGAVLVGMRLRGEGGRWITGAVMGAALLIGISYLFSARLGFNVTEAYLKQALPGTRTTTHFEIHYDPGAHSDAEVRSWARMQEFGYAELADRLSADPAADERILTFVYPSPRVKARLTGARTTSVAPVWLSRAQSHVLVGRLESSFQHELAHLFARPYGLPGLNASWSVGLVEGWAVALEPPTLAPSSDDLVRAARGRTGLSDDLPSAVASRLSPFGFWTDRGAVSYTTMGSFVRYLLERYGPEPLKSVYATAAFESVYGKPVRELAEEWSASLEKASTIDAEAGGTAARWFSRPSLFETECPHYVPPYRRRIQQAQRELAAEDSVDARRFLQEAVSLEPRSANAHVRLARLLLAMDSSPASVLEKVNSLDPEWHTPSVTLLRADLTALTGDLEEARRLYAKTTIAIPSYETDARANVMLRSLSASSPSLTRLLTIGGTAEEKARRFAHHASTASGREAILGHIWAAWMYRAAHDARRVAEMWGRILPDRPRHTRQRVQDVTNEVVGDRLPRAWQVALSDELLRSVLHADMRTGRAERVGREAKQMAAMMQEAGAKQEARVWLHLAAQAEWVEQGEGRTQKRDDVGESLAGG; this comes from the coding sequence GTGAAACGAGACCGCTGGATATACATCGCGTACGTGGTCTCAGGCGTCTGCCTCTGGCCGATTCCTCTGCTAAATGTGCTCCACGCGGAGTCATCGGCGGTCGTCGCGACGATAGCGTTTTTTGTGTCCGGCTGGGTCGCGTCGGCTCGCTTCGACTCATCAACGTCTCTCCGATCTGCCGTTCGGGTCGGCCGTCGCCTTCTCCTTCCGGCATTCATTCCGGCCGGTCTGCTTACGGCTTCCATGTTGTGGGCGCCCAATTGTGGCTATCTCCTTGGAGCCGGATTGTACCTTCTCTTTGTACCGGTCAGTGTCGTCTTCGCGACGGGTCTCGCTTATTTTCTGACAGGGACCGGTCTGCGTCGCCCTTCCCACTGGTTTGTCATGGTTGGCGTGGTTCTCCTCGTAGCAGGGCCCGCCTACGATCTTGGGTTTCATCCCCAGTTTTTCACGTACAACCACGTGTTCGGGGGAATCCTGGGGCCGATCTATGACGAGCAACTGGCAATCCGCCCAGGTCTATTCTGGTTTCGCGGTGTGACTCTTCTTTGGACGCTCGGCGCAGTTCTCGTCGGAATGCGTCTGCGAGGCGAAGGCGGTCGCTGGATTACGGGCGCGGTGATGGGGGCGGCGCTTCTGATTGGGATCAGCTACCTCTTTTCCGCGCGACTCGGATTTAATGTCACGGAAGCATATCTCAAGCAAGCGCTGCCCGGCACGCGCACGACGACGCATTTCGAAATTCACTACGATCCCGGCGCACATTCGGATGCGGAAGTGAGGTCGTGGGCACGGATGCAGGAATTCGGGTACGCCGAACTGGCCGACCGGTTGAGCGCTGATCCTGCGGCGGATGAACGTATCCTCACGTTCGTCTATCCATCGCCGCGAGTGAAAGCTCGTTTGACCGGGGCACGAACGACGTCTGTGGCGCCTGTCTGGTTATCCCGCGCGCAATCGCATGTACTCGTCGGTCGGCTTGAGTCTAGTTTCCAGCATGAACTCGCTCACCTTTTCGCTCGGCCGTATGGTTTGCCCGGGCTGAATGCTTCCTGGTCCGTCGGCCTCGTCGAGGGATGGGCGGTTGCGCTGGAGCCACCGACGCTGGCACCGTCCTCCGACGATCTGGTGCGCGCGGCCCGCGGACGAACCGGTCTGAGCGACGATCTGCCCTCGGCCGTCGCCTCCCGTCTATCACCGTTTGGATTCTGGACGGATCGGGGAGCGGTCTCATACACGACGATGGGATCCTTCGTGCGGTATCTGCTCGAGCGGTACGGACCCGAGCCGCTGAAATCGGTTTATGCCACGGCAGCGTTCGAGTCCGTCTACGGAAAACCCGTTCGCGAGCTCGCGGAGGAATGGAGCGCCTCTCTGGAGAAAGCGAGCACGATCGATGCGGAGGCAGGTGGAACGGCGGCCCGCTGGTTTTCGCGGCCGTCGTTGTTTGAAACGGAGTGTCCGCATTATGTGCCCCCTTATCGGCGGCGCATTCAGCAGGCCCAGCGAGAACTCGCCGCGGAGGATTCGGTCGATGCCCGACGTTTCCTGCAGGAGGCGGTAAGCCTAGAGCCCCGATCGGCAAATGCCCACGTCCGTCTCGCGCGTCTTCTGCTCGCAATGGATTCGTCGCCTGCATCGGTTTTGGAAAAGGTGAACAGCCTGGATCCAGAATGGCACACGCCATCAGTCACGCTTCTGCGTGCCGATCTGACTGCTCTCACAGGCGATCTGGAAGAGGCTCGTCGGCTCTATGCGAAGACGACAATCGCGATTCCGTCCTATGAAACAGATGCGCGAGCGAACGTGATGCTGCGCTCGCTTTCCGCGTCGTCTCCCTCGCTCACCCGACTTCTGACGATCGGGGGGACAGCGGAGGAGAAGGCGAGACGGTTCGCACATCACGCGAGCACTGCGTCGGGGCGAGAGGCAATTCTCGGTCACATCTGGGCTGCTTGGATGTATCGGGCGGCTCACGATGCGCGTCGCGTCGCGGAGATGTGGGGACGAATCCTTCCCGACCGCCCGAGGCATACGCGACAACGTGTACAAGACGTGACGAATGAGGTCGTAGGGGACCGGTTGCCGCGTGCGTGGCAGGTTGCCCTGTCAGATGAATTGCTTCGGTCGGTCCTCCATGCCGACATGCGTACTGGACGTGCAGAACGCGTTGGTCGTGAGGCCAAGCAAATGGCCGCGATGATGCAAGAGGCAGGTGCGAAACAGGAGGCGCGTGTTTGGCTCCATCTCGCGGCTCAAGCCGAATGGGTCGAGCAGGGGGAAGGGCGTACGCAGAAGCGTGACGATGTGGGGGAGTCGCTGGCCGGCGGTTGA
- a CDS encoding phosphatase PAP2 family protein, giving the protein MQQDVFSIVRAPFSLDRDQTLQVIGASGLVVGIMAGLDRPAARRVPSETETTLSSVATPASAPGRLYDQIGPDRFVLGAIGTFAVTGIALQEKQFTRTSFNLVEALALTKVTTGLFKGLAGRTRPYADSSPWELNVAKFGSAHATKSMPSGHTSRAFAIASVIAHDYDHWWVQIPAYGVATSVGVQRIRSGNHWLSDVVLGGALGYLIGRTVSDNKPAKDGSVSYDPIVGSNQLGLRVRF; this is encoded by the coding sequence GTGCAACAGGACGTTTTCTCCATCGTTCGCGCCCCATTTTCGCTCGATCGCGATCAGACGCTGCAAGTGATCGGCGCATCGGGTCTCGTCGTCGGCATCATGGCCGGCCTGGATCGACCGGCGGCACGACGTGTCCCGTCGGAGACAGAAACAACGCTGTCATCGGTTGCCACACCGGCGTCGGCACCGGGGCGTCTGTACGATCAAATTGGTCCTGATCGCTTCGTTCTCGGTGCCATCGGTACGTTCGCCGTCACCGGAATCGCGCTGCAGGAGAAGCAGTTTACACGGACCTCCTTCAACCTCGTGGAGGCGCTCGCGCTCACGAAGGTGACGACGGGGCTGTTTAAAGGTCTGGCCGGACGCACACGCCCCTACGCAGACAGCAGTCCATGGGAGTTGAACGTCGCCAAATTCGGCAGTGCTCACGCGACGAAGTCCATGCCATCCGGTCACACATCGCGTGCGTTCGCCATCGCCTCCGTCATTGCCCATGATTATGACCACTGGTGGGTCCAGATTCCAGCGTACGGGGTCGCAACATCCGTCGGTGTGCAACGCATTCGCAGCGGCAACCACTGGCTTTCCGATGTCGTCCTCGGGGGCGCACTCGGATACCTGATTGGGCGAACCGTTTCCGATAACAAACCTGCGAAGGACGGGTCCGTGTCGTACGACCCAATCGTCGGAAGCAACCAGCTCGGTTTGCGCGTGCGGTTCTAA